The following is a genomic window from Hymenobacter monticola.
TGTCTACCACGTCCTGGCCTTCGATAACCTCGCCGAAAACCGTGTACTTGCCATCGAGCGAGGGCACGCCGCCCACGGTGGCGTAGGCTTTGGTTTGGGCGGGCGTGAGCTTGCGGCCGGCCATAGCCTGCGACTGAAACGGCGCCATCTTTTCGCCCACCACAAAGTAGAAATCGGTGTTGGAGGAGAGGTGGCCGGGGTTCTGCTCGTCGTCGTAGCGGGCCATGCCCAGCGCCCCTTTCCGGTGGAAATGCTCGGCCCGGAACTCGGGCGGCAGCCGGTAGCGCTTCAGCCGGATGGTGCGCGCGCCGTAGGTTTGGCCGCCCTGCACGGCGAAGTTTTTCACCACGCGGTTGAACATGGTTTCGTCGAATACGCCCTTGCGGGCCAGCAGCAGGAAGTTGGCCTTGTGAATGGGCGTGTCGTCGTAGAGCTTCACCCGGATGTTGCCCAGGCGCGTCTTAATCAGCACTTCGGAGCCGGGATATTGTTTGCCATAAGCCAGCAGCGCGGCCGGGGCAGTGCTGTCGGCCAGCGTGGCCAGGTCAGGGCCGGGGGCGGTGGGCTTGGCGGCGGAGGCGGCCGTGGGGGGGGGCGTCTGGTTGCAGGCGACCAGCAGCGCCAGCCCAATGAAAAGGAAGCGGTTCATGCCACAAAATAAGCCCGGCTCCGCGCATTGGCAGAGCCGGGCTTGGCATGACGACGGGCAATGGACTAGCTGGGCCGGTACGACTGCAGGTCTTTGCCCAGGCCCAGCTTCTTGGCGATGTCCGAGAACATCTCGGGGTCGAAGTTGTCCTCGCCGGGCGAATTCAGCTGGGGCTCTTCCTCCAGGATGGGATAGGGAACCCCCGTTTTCGCACCCTGAATCACCGAAAGCTCGGAGCCGTCTTCGGGGTGCTTGCCGTTCCAAATCACGCCGGCTTCCATGTAGGCGTTGGGCGAGAAGGTGTACAACTCGCGGTGCAGGCCGTGCTTCATGAACTCGCGCGCCTCCGGGAACATCTTGTTTGAGAGGTTGGGCACGGGCATGAGCTTCTTCACGTCCACGCCGGTTAGTTTTTCCAGCGCCAGGGCGTAGGCATACACGTGCAGGCCGCCGCGCACCAGCAGGTAGCCCACCATGGTGCGGGCGCAGGGGTCCGAAACCATTTCGTACACCCGCATCTTATTGGCGCGGGCGCCGCACTCCAGGAAGAAGTTGTGCAGCAGGTCGAGGCGCAGGTTGCCGGAGCTGAACACGTTGTCGCCGGTCCAGGGGCGGCCCATCGAATCCATCGGCAAAGCGGCCTGGCCGCTGGCAATGAAGTGGTGGGTGTTGCGGGCGTCGGCCGCACCAGCCAGCGGGGCCGATACCGGGTCGGGGTTGCGCTTGCTCGTGCCGGTCAGCAGCAGGTTGATGGCGTAGCTAACGGCTTCAATGTGTGAGTACTCCTCGGCGGCAATGGCCGACGTGAGGGCGTAGAAGGGGCGGAGCCGGTCGCGCCCCCGGAAGTTGAAAGACTGGAACGTGTAGTTCATCAGCGTGCTCATCTCTCCAAACTTGCCGCCCAGCAGCTCCTGCACCGCGGCAGCGTCGTTGGCGGAGGGGTTCTTGGGCTTCGGCAGGTCGAGGGCCAGCTCATCGAGGCGCAGTATCATAGGCGGTAAGAAAAAAGTGGAAAGGAAAAAGCCGGCCTCGCACCCGCGACACCGGCTTTCCTTACGGCCTTCTATCAAGCACGGCCAACCTTGTTTTTCTAGCCTGAACTGTAGAAAATCAGTATTTTGGCTTCAATAGCCAAGAGGCTTGCCTATTTCGGCGCGTCGCCCTTCAGCTTAACTTTTTCGCTGCCTTCCTTGCCCTTTGTTTTGATTTTGACCTTGTCGGTGGCGGGGGCGGCGTCCGTGGCCGGCATTGCGGGGGCCGCCGGAGCGGCTTCGGTGGCTTCGGCCGGGGCGGGCGCTTCCATGTCCTGTGCCGACTTGATTTGGTCGGCGGCATCGGCCTTCTTCACCTTTTGCTGGGCCAGCAGCAGCTGGTCCTGGGCCAGGGTGTTCTTTTTCCAGGCGCTCAGCTCGGTGCTGAGCTTGGCCTTCTCGTCCTTGCTGGGCTTGCTGGGCGTCATCAGGGCGTTGAGGTCGGGCTTGCCGGCGTCTTGCCAAGCCGAGAGCCACAGCGACGACACCAGCGTGGGCGCGCCCTTGAGGCGGTAGTCTACCATGCCGCCCACGGCCTTCTCGTATTCGGCCGCGAAGGCGTCGGAATAGCGGCGCGAGGTTTTGCCGTACTTGTGCGAGAAGGTGAAGCGCACTTCCGGCTTCATCACCTTTTCAATCTTGGTGGCGCGGTCAAACGTCTCGCCTAGGAAGCCGTAGCTCTGCGCCAGCACGTCCCAGATGGCCGCCAGCGGGTCTTTGATGTACTTGGCCGGCTCGCCGTCGAGCTTGTAGTCGTTGATATATTTCTCGGGTAGGGTGCTTTCCCAGAGGCTGTGCAGGCCCTTCTGGTCGGTGAGCTGGCCGTCGTAGTTCACGGTGGTGTGCAGGGGCACGAAGGCGTCGCCCACGTAGTGGCTCAGCTCGGCCGAGAACTTCACAATGGCGGCCGTATCGCGCGCGCGGAAAGCCTCCGTCAGGTTGTCTTTCATTTCCATCACCACCCACGGCACGGTGCCGTACTTTTTCAGGGTGTCGGCCTTGAATTTTTCCACCGCCTTGTCGTACTGCCGGGGCATCTTGCCGAAGGGGTTGTCTTCGGAGTAATGGTCCATGTCGATGTAGTGCTTGGGGGCCTCGGTGGGGTCGTCGTTGCGGCGCTCATCCGGGGCCGTGCTCAGGCGCACCAGCTCGGGCATGTGGCGGTAGTAAAACGCCTGCATCGAGGACGGCAGCTCGTACACCGCCACCTGTGAAATGACGCGGTGGCCGAAGAAACCCCAGGCGCCGGCGGTGCCGTGGGCAAGCATGAGGGCCGCCAGCAGCAGCGGCAAAAGGATTTTTTTCATGGAAAAAAAAAAGATGACGGGAGGGAAAAGACGGGTCCTGCCCAAAGTTCGGGAATGGTTTGCACATTCGCTCGTGTTGCCGCTTCCGAACCCACGGGCTGGCTCCGGCCGGCCCTACCTTTGCCCACGCGGCGGGCTCCTCCCACCCCTTGCTTATGCGTTTTTTCCGTTTTTCGATTGTGCTGTTGAGCGCGCTGCTGGCCGAACCGGCAGTAGCGCAAGTGTCGCAAGTGCCGCGCCCGCCCGGGGCCTACCGCACGGCCGCCGCCTACCACCGCCGCCAGCCCCAGCCCGCTGGCTCCGATGCCTTCTACCCCGACAAGCGCGGCTTGGTGGTGGTGGAAGTGCCGCAGGGCGCCCGCACCACCAAGCTGCGCCTGGCCCCCGACAGCGTGTGGGGCTTTGTGAATGGGAAGGGCCGCACCACGCGCCTGTTCCGCGGCAACGAATACCGCCTCGAATACGCCGACACGCTCTGCGTATACAGCAGTAGCAACATCATGGCCGGCGCCGACCGCAACGGCACCAACGTGCTGGTGCCCGGCGCCAACGCCATGGGCGCCTACACCAACGCCCGCTACTACTTCAGCCGGGGCCTCACCGGGCTTATTTTTCCGCTCACCACCGCCTACCTACGCCAGGCCTACGAGGCCAGCAACCCGGCCTTCGTAGCCGCTCTCACCAAGCTGCGCGTCGACCAAAGCCTGGTCGATTTTGACCGCAAAACCGGCCTCTTCCGCATCACCACGCT
Proteins encoded in this region:
- a CDS encoding zinc dependent phospholipase C family protein, producing MKKILLPLLLAALMLAHGTAGAWGFFGHRVISQVAVYELPSSMQAFYYRHMPELVRLSTAPDERRNDDPTEAPKHYIDMDHYSEDNPFGKMPRQYDKAVEKFKADTLKKYGTVPWVVMEMKDNLTEAFRARDTAAIVKFSAELSHYVGDAFVPLHTTVNYDGQLTDQKGLHSLWESTLPEKYINDYKLDGEPAKYIKDPLAAIWDVLAQSYGFLGETFDRATKIEKVMKPEVRFTFSHKYGKTSRRYSDAFAAEYEKAVGGMVDYRLKGAPTLVSSLWLSAWQDAGKPDLNALMTPSKPSKDEKAKLSTELSAWKKNTLAQDQLLLAQQKVKKADAADQIKSAQDMEAPAPAEATEAAPAAPAMPATDAAPATDKVKIKTKGKEGSEKVKLKGDAPK
- a CDS encoding peptidylprolyl isomerase, whose amino-acid sequence is MNRFLFIGLALLVACNQTPPPTAASAAKPTAPGPDLATLADSTAPAALLAYGKQYPGSEVLIKTRLGNIRVKLYDDTPIHKANFLLLARKGVFDETMFNRVVKNFAVQGGQTYGARTIRLKRYRLPPEFRAEHFHRKGALGMARYDDEQNPGHLSSNTDFYFVVGEKMAPFQSQAMAGRKLTPAQTKAYATVGGVPSLDGKYTVFGEVIEGQDVVDKISNEPVESDKWPVKDIPMKVEVVR
- a CDS encoding manganese catalase family protein: MILRLDELALDLPKPKNPSANDAAAVQELLGGKFGEMSTLMNYTFQSFNFRGRDRLRPFYALTSAIAAEEYSHIEAVSYAINLLLTGTSKRNPDPVSAPLAGAADARNTHHFIASGQAALPMDSMGRPWTGDNVFSSGNLRLDLLHNFFLECGARANKMRVYEMVSDPCARTMVGYLLVRGGLHVYAYALALEKLTGVDVKKLMPVPNLSNKMFPEAREFMKHGLHRELYTFSPNAYMEAGVIWNGKHPEDGSELSVIQGAKTGVPYPILEEEPQLNSPGEDNFDPEMFSDIAKKLGLGKDLQSYRPS